Part of the Roseobacter litoralis Och 149 genome, ATGGCCATTGACGATGGCCGTGAGCAGACCGGTCAGGTAGCTGTGAGGTTCGATTTTGTTGAGCTTGCAGGTCTCAATGAGTGATGCGATGACAGCCCAGTTTTGCGCGCCGGCGTCATGGCCTGCAAAGAGCGCGTTCTTGCGCTGAAGGGCCAGTTTCCGTTTATTCTGCCCATGTCGGGTCAGTTTATCGCGTGCAGTATAGGTGGCACGCATATTTTGGTGCCAATGTAAAAGTCTATAGGTCCTATCGGCGCGGCGATGGGACGTATGTGGGGATTGAACGAGATCCGGGCGTTGCTGTCATGGCTCCGGCCTGGGTTCTGGATGCTACAGTTTGCGGGCTGATGACATTGGGATCACCGGAGGTGTCGGTGGCCGGATTGCTGGATTTGTCCTCAATTCTGACATTGCAAGGTTTTCGGCGAAGCTTTGATGAGAGCGACTCATCGAAGGAAGCCGAACATGACCACCCTCAGAACAACCAATCTGGCGCAACTGCCTCTTCCATTTCATCCGCCAGTGACTGCCCCGATGAACGAGCAGGAGCGAGAGATGCTGAGGCAGGCTCTTGCACAATTGCTTCTGGAAGCGGCCAGCCTGACACAGGAGGGATCAAATGATGGGTAACAATGACCTCACACCTATCGCAATATTGCCGCCTGCGTTGTTGCAGCGCCGGGCTATAGTCTATGTCCGGCAATCGACACAAAGCCAGGTCATGACCAATCTTGAGAGCCAACGGCGGCAATACGACCTGGTGTCTTCTGCACGCCAGTACGGTTTCCAAGCGGTAGATGTCATCGACGATGATCTCGGGATATCCGCGAGTGGAAGCGCTGTCCGACCGGGATTCGAACGTTTGGTTGCGGCTCTCTGTTCTGGCGAAGTTGGTGCAGTGTTTTGCTTAGAAGTCTCTCGATTGGCCCGCAACGGACGGGACTGGCACCATGTTCTTGAGATCTGTGGCATGGTTGAGGCACGCGTTGTGGATCACGATGGCGTTTATGATCCTCGCCTCCCGAACGACCGACTTCTGTTAGGCATGAAGGGCAGCATCAGCGAGTTTGAACTGGGGATACTGCGAACGCGGATGCTGGACGCTGCCCGTGCGAAGGCCAGGCGTGGCGAACTGCGCTACACCCCACCGATTGGCTATCTTTGGGACCGAGATGCCGGGATCATGTTTGATCCAGACGTGCGGATTCAGGAGGTGATACGCGGGATATTCACTCGTTTTGAAGAACTTGGCAGCGCCAGACAGGTCCTGTTGTCGATGGCTGATCAGGGTATCCATTTTCCACGGCCATCGGACGGTATCCGGCTGACATCTTTTGAGTGGCAGCCAATCCGGTATCGCAATGTCATCAGCATTCTCAAAAATACGTTCTACGCAGGCGTTTATGCTTATGGTAAAACTGGGAAGAAGACGGAGATCAGGGACGGCCGCGCCCATGTCAGCTACAAAAATCACAAATCGCCCGAGGATTGGGAGGTGGTTCTCCACGACCACCACGCTGCCTATATCGAGTTGGGGGCGTATGAACGCAATCAGGCGCAACTCGCGCGCAATGCGTTTGGCAAGGCCGGTGGGACAAAGTCGGCCCGCGGTGGTCGAGCTTTGCTCGCCGGGCTCATGTCCTGTGCCAAATGTGGGAGACGGCTGCACGTTGTCTATGCGGGCCGAACACACCGTCCTGTCTATCGGTGTGACAATCCCAACCTGCTTTTGGGCCAAAAGCGGTGCTTCACATTCGGTGGTGCGCGCGCAGAGACCCTCATTGTTAGCGCCGTTTTGCAAGCCGTTGCCCCGCTGGCCATTGAGGCAGCGCTACAGGCGCAAATCTACATGAGCAATGCAGAGGAAGATCGACGCCAGCTGTTGGAGCTGGAACTGAAGCAAGCGGAATATGACGCCACGCTTGCAGAACGTCGATATGCGGCGTGTGACCCGGAGAACCGCCTGATAGCCGCGACGCTGGAGAAACGCTGGGAGGAAGCTCTCTCGCGGGTCCAAGCCTTCAAGGAACGCATGGCGAGCTCTCCAGACGCGCACGAGACCTTTGATCCAAGCGCATTGAACGGATTGGCGCAGGATCTAAAAGCCGCATGGGAGGCACCTACGGTGAGCATGCGTGCTCGCCAGCAACTGCTCCGGACCTTGATCGAGGACATCGTCGCCGATGTGGATGACACAAGCCGTGAGATTGTGCTGGTCGTCCACTGGAAAGGCGGGCGACACACGGAATTGCGGGTCAAAAAACCAAAGACTGGCGAGCATGGTGCAAAAACCAGCGAGGAGGCCTTAGCGATCATCCGCGAGATGGCAGGGCGATGGTCAGATGGATCCATTGCGGCCTCGCTGAACCGCATGGGCATCCGCACCGGTCAGGACAAAACATGGAATGCAAAGCGCGTGTCCTCCATAAGGCGCGTGAACAACATCCGCGGCTACCTCTCCGCTGACAAGGATAGCCCGTGGCGCACCATGTCTGAGGCCGCAAAAGAGCTCGGTGTGACCAATCACGTGATCCGACGGCTGATCAAGGACGCAATTCTGCCTGCAAAACAGGTTGTCGATGGCGCGCCTTACCAAATCAGGACCGAAGACCTACAATCTGGTCAGGTAATACAAGCACTACGCCGCAAAAAGCGCCCGTGTCGCAGACAAAGCGACCAGCAGCTTTCAATGTTTACAAGCACTTAAAAAGGGGGTGCATAATGACCAACCATTCGCGATGGGGCGGATGGTGCGCTCGACGGCGTTGCTGCCCATCTCGATCCGGCCATCAGTCAGGAACAAGATCAAGCCGTCCCAGTATTTGGCGATATACTTCAGGGCTTCACCCGTTGGGGATTTGGCAGAGACCTGCGAACGTGAGCTATCGAGCCATTCTTTGAACGCTGCAATCTTCGGTGCGGATCGGTCTTGCCGGATGGCCTGGCGTTCTTCGGCTGTCAGCCCGCGGGCTTTGCTCTCTATCCGATAAAGCGCCGCAATCTGCCTGAGACCCTCCTCAGCAATGGGCGCGACATTGTTCTCGGTCAGCTCATAGAGCTTCCGTCGCGCGTGCGCCCAGCAGTAGGCCAGTTGGATTGGTTCATTGTCCCGTGGATCCAGCACGCGGTTGTATCCGGCATAGCCGTCCACCTGCAGTATGCCACTAAAGCCGTGCAATATTTGGGATGCGTATTTGCCGGATCGTCCCGGTGCATAGGTAAAAGCAACACCTGGCGGTTCTGGCCCCGTCCACGCCCGATCATCACGGGCCAGTGCCCAGAAATACCCTTTCTTCACCTTGCCCCTGCCAGGATCAAGAACAGGCGCTGGTGTCTCGTTCATGAACAGTTTGGTGGATGTCTTCAGATGCCTGAGCAGCGCGTCGTAGACCGGCACCAGTTCATGCGCTGCATTACCGACCCATGAGGCCAAAGTAGACCGTTCGATCTCGACGCCTTGGCGGGCATAGATTTGTGATTGGCGGAAGCCATAACGCCTTGCAACCCCATTGACCGTCGCGCCATCAACCAATGTCTCAGCCACGATCCGCGCCTTCAGATCGCGCGGCCAACGCGGACACCTACGACGATCCTCTTCGCCATCCGTGAGAAACTCATCGGATATCTCCATGGAGAAACTCCCTCGCAAAAATACAAGGGCTGGAATCGCAGATCAAAAACTCAAGGGGAAGGTCGGGTCAAAACACCGCTTACGTTTCATTTTCTGGAGGATACGATCATGCAATATGTGACCGGCAAGCATTGCGTTTACTATCACCGCTATCACATCGTCTGGTCGACGAAATACCGCTTCAAGGTGTTGCAAGGCCAGTGACCTGAGCCCCAAGTCTCCTCCAGCTTTGCGCGGAGTCCTTGGGGTTAAATCTTTGGCCTTATGCAGCCATCTTGTCCATCGCCTTTCTCTGCAAGAATTCCATGGGTGTCAGGTTGCCCAAAGCTGAATGTGGTCTGCGCCAGTTGTAGTCTTCCTGCCATTCTTCCAGCGTTTGTCGGGCGTCGCGCAATGTGCCGAACAATGTTTCGTTCAAGCACTCATCTCTGAGCTTGCCGTTGAAGCTTTCAATGAAACCGTTCTGCTGGGGCTTTCCGTGCGCGATGTAGTGCCAATCGATGCCTGTATCCTGAACCCACTTCAGAATTGCCATGCTGGTGAACTCGGTGCCATTGTCCGAGACTATCGTTTTTGGCACGCCCCGCTCCGAGATCACACGGTCCAGCTCACGCGCAACCCGCTGGCCTGACAATGATGTGTCCGCAATCAGTACAAGGTTCTCGCGGCTGAAGTCATCGACAACCGCCAAGATACGAAACCGGCGTCCATCTGTCAGCGCGTCAGACACGAAATCCAAACTCCAACGTTGGTTCGGGCCATCCGGCAGCACCATCGGCTTTCTTGTGTCCAAAGCACGTTTCCTGCCGCCTCTGCGCCGCACCTGCAGCTTCTCTTCACGGTAGATGCGCCGCACTTTCTTGTGGTTCACCTCAAAGCCCTCTCGCGCAATCATCACATGGATGCGGCGGCAATCAAACCGACGCCGTTCACGAGACACGCGTTTGATTGCATCTCGCAGTTCGGCATCATCGCCACGGCGCGACAAATACCGCACCGTTGATCGATCAATCTGCAGCACGTCACACGCCCGCCCCCTCCCGGCAGATTGCTGCGCAATCGCCTGCCGGGGCAGCGGCATGGCTCACACCGTGCGCTTCGCACAGGTGAACCACCGCTTCCCGCCTCACAGCAGGCGTCACCATTTTATTGAATTGATGTCTCGCAACGTGGCGTTGTCCAACATTTGTTCAGCCAACAGCTTCTTCAGCTTGCCGTTCTCGTCTTCCAATGCACGCAATCGCTTCGCATCAGACGGCTCCCCTCTCACACATGCAAGCATGTGTTGCCGGGCAATGCATGCCGCCGTACTTCGATTTGTATTTGTAGAACGTTGCTAAACTGACCCCATGCCGCCGACATACATCAGTGGTCTTCTCACCGTTACTCGCTACAAATGATCCCCCGGATCATTTGCTAAACGCTCAAACCCTGTTCCTTGATCATTGCTATGATCTGTTCGTCCGTGAATCGTGCCTTCATTTGTCCGTCCTTTTGTTGCTGTGATTCCTTAAAATGCCCTCGTTTTTGGTTAGAGTTTTCCGCTAGATATTCCTGAGCTGGGAGAGGAGCGGAAACGCATGAAAGCATCGAAGTTCACGGACGCGCAAAAGGCGTTCATCATCAAGCAGGGCGACGAAGGCACGACTGTTTCTGAGATCTGTCGCAAGGCTGGCATCAGCCAAGCGACGTATTTTAATTGGAAGAAAAAATACGCAGGCATGTTGCCGACAGACATGAAGCGGCTGCGTGAGTTGGAAGATGAGAATTCCCGGCTGAAGAAGATCGTCGCTGACTTGGCACTGGACAAGGAAATGCTGCAGGATGTTCTGAAACGAAAGCTCTAAGGCCTGCTCGGAAACGAACGCTGGTTGACGAGATCAGAACTGATTGGCGTGTGTCGATCCGGAGGGCGTGTTCGCTGATCCGGTTCGACCCTCGCACATATCGGTACAGGTTCCGTCGACCCGACCAGGCCGCGATTGAACAGCGGATCAAAGAGATTTGCCAACCCGCGTGCGGTTTGGCTATCGGCGTGTGCATGTGCTGTTACGGCGGGAGGGCTGGGACCTCAATGCCAAGAAGACATATCGCATTTACAAGGAGTTGGGCATGCAACTGCGTAACAAGACACCAAAACGTCGGGTCAAAGCCAAGCTGCGCGAGGACCGCAAGGGCGCAGTCCGGCCTAACGACGTTTGGGCGATGGACTTCGTACATGATCAACTGGCAACAGGCCGCAAGATCCGTATTCTAACGGTGGTCGATACCTTCTCGCGGTATGTTCCGGTACTTGATGCGCGGTTCAACTACAAAGGCGAGAACGTCGTCACGACGCTGGATCGGGTCTGCCGTCAGATTGGCTACCCGAAAACCATTCGGGTCGACAATGGGAGCGAATTTATCTCTCGAGACATGGATTTGTGGGCTTATCAGAGGAACGTCACGCTCGACTTCTCACGTCCCGGAAAACCCACCGACAACGCCTACATCGAGGCGTTCAATGGCAGGTTCCGTGCAGAATGTCTGAACGCGCACTGGTTCATGGGGCTTGAAGATACGGCCGAAAAGTTGGAGGCTTGGCGTAGAGACTACAACGAAGAACGACCGCACAGCGCAATCGGGAACAAAGTCCCAGCTGCGCTGATGAAATTACAAGACGTATCCAGCCCGTCTGTGTGATCAAAGTGCGGAAAATCTAGCCCTGAACGGGGACACTTTGGGTAGCACAGCAAAAGTGCGGAAAATCTAGCCCTGAACGGGGACACTTTGGGTAGCACAGCATTGTTGGGCGGACTATACGCAAATTTGGAGGAGACTTGGGGCTCAGGTCAGATGAGCCAAACTCTATCTTAGGTTAGACCGCTCTTGGTCACAAAAACCCTGACGACGGACAGTATTGTATTTAAGGGTACAAAAAACTTCCAAAAGCGAGCCTAACCCGCAGAATCTAATTATTTAGGGTACAGCGACAGCAGGTGCAAAGAGTAGCTCAAATCGCATGATCCAGCCGTCATCACGTCTCTTCTCGCGCGATGCAAATTAACGCAACAGTCCTGAAAAAACGGACTAAAGACAGCGTGTTTTCTTGCTTTTTGATGGTGACTATTGCGACTTTACTGCATCATTTTCTGCAGCGGAACACTCCAAAAAATCCTGTCCGACTTCCAATCGCTGCAGTGTTGGGAAAGACTTCATGATGTCGCCTTCAGTGAACGGAAGCTGATCAAACCATCCTCTTGCTGCTGCTCTCGCAACTGCTTGATACACCGTTTCGACTCCCAATTTGGCGCGGATTGACGCCTGTAATGAAGTGTTTGAACCAAAACTTGAAGTTACTTTTATTGCGTCTTGCGGGTTTGGGCTGGTTGATAGCACGTATAAAAAACGTAACTCTGCTTCAGTTAGAGTATCATCAGATAACAAAGTGTCTGTCGCCGCATAGCAAAATACATCAGCAGCGATTTGGGCAATAAAATTCATGTCGTAACTATTCGCGTAAAATATTTCCTGGACCTTATTTGCTGTATCCTGAGTTGAAAAAGAAACGCCAATTTTCGAGCCATCTCGTCGGGCAATGCAAAAACATACACCATTCCTACCAATCCTATGGTGATCGGCATCTTGCCAAAAGGTTTCAACCACTGGCGATCCGACTGGCAGGTCCGAATACAAAAAGCACCCGTCATTTTCGGATGCCTTTGTCATCACAGGATCAACATATTGGTATCCTTGATCGACATAGCGTGCTACCCATTTAGCATTGCATGATGTACAAATCTTCGGATTGAAAGCCATACCCGGACCTTGTTTGAGGACAAAAATCGCAAAGTTTTGGAAAGCTAGCGTTGTTGTGATTTTCCACATTGAATTGGATAATTCTGTCACATTATCGGCCTCGTAAAGCTCATTGGCCATGTTTTCCAGATCCTCAGTTCTGAAATGATGCACATCGCTACATTCAAAAATCTCAACGATTCTCATAATGTCACTTCTCAACTGTTCTGACACGTTTTTATTGCCCCAAGTAAGGTCTTCAAAGACCGTTTTTACCCAATGATTCATCATGTTTATCCTGCAGAATACAAAGAATTTTATAGAACGCTTTAAGTTAATTTTGGCTGAATCATGCTGATGACGATGGATGTGATCTGCTAAACGCTTAAACTACCGCTGAATGTAGTACCGCGGCGGCACCATATTTTTAGGGAATCCTACAAACATGGCCGCAGTTTTTTATATCGGAAACGATCGTGGTCAATTCATAAGTTCAGTGCAACGTTTTGATAATATTTCTGAACATAGAAAATTTTAGCATAAAAATTTAATAATTAAAAATAATAGCTTACACAATATGCAAGCATCTTTGCAGACGTTCGTCTCAGTAAAAACATGAGGTGAACATGCAAAGTGCTATTTTTAATCGTCATAATTTGCCAGCCCGCTTGTCCAATGGAATTTTCAAGGATCGTCGACGCCAGTTTATCGACAGGTTGCAATGGGATTTGTGCTTAACAGCATCCGGTGAAGAGGTCGACGAGTACGAAGATGACAAAAGCGAGTGTCTAGGCAGCACACTCGTTAATTCTTGTTTAGAGGCAAAGGTTTGTGATTCATTTCGTCCAAACAACGGGTGGGAGGATGCAAGTGGCGCGATCAGACATGAGCGATCTGGAATGGGAATTCATCAAAGCTGTCTTGCCGAACAAAACGCGCGGCAAGAGGCGGGTAGATGACCGCCGCGTGGTCAACGGCATTTTCTACGTCCTGCGCACCGGCATCCCTTGGGCCGATCTGCCCAGCGAATACGGCCCACCGACAACGGTCTACAACCGCTTCAACAGGTGGAGCTATGCGGCCACTGGGACCGGATCATGGGTGCTATCGCCGACGCGCATAACGTGGACACAGTGATGGTCGACGGGACCAGCGTGCGCGCGCATCATTCCGCCACGACTCTCAAAAAAAGACCCGCGCCGCTGTTTAGGTTGCTCACGGGGCGGATTAGGCACGAAAATACATGCACTTACCAATCAGGATGGGCTGCCGATCCGATATGAATTGACACCCGGCCAAGTCCATGACGAACCGCCGTGCAAGACGTTACTGGATAATTTGCAACCTGGCCAACATGTGCTCGCAGACAAAGCATACGACGCAGACTTGATCTGGGAACAGGGCGCTATTGACGTGATCCCTCCCAAGGCCAACCGCAAACTGCCCGCCGAATTTGATGCTGAAATCTACCGGGAACGCAACAAAATCGAGCGTTTCTTTGGCAGGCTGAAAGCCTCGTTCCGCCGCATCGCAACCCGATACGAGAAGACGTCACGCAATTTCCTATCGATGATCAAACTGGCATCGGTCAGGCTGTGGATCGAGTTTTATGAGTCCGCTGCCTAGTCATTTACGACAAAGACCTCTATGTTGGATCGTGCCGAGTCCGTCCAACAACTTGCACAACAATGACAACATATGATTTTCAAGATAGCTTTCCGGATGCCACCGGTTTCCTAAATATGCAAAAAGGTCGCATTGACGAGCTTACCCGGTTTTGCCGCTCACCAGATATTTCTGTAGATCAAAGTTAAAGAGATGTTGCAAACAATCATGTGCTTATGGATCGATACCAAGACAGCAAAAATCTCACCGGTTTCGTGGCCGTGGTTTTCACGAAGGTGGCACGATTTATGGCCACAATAGGTATGCGCCATATAGTACTAGCGAAGTCTTTAGTGAACAATCAAAGAACCTATTTAATTTGCATTACGCAGGCTAGCGCCTAAAGTCTCTCTTCCCCAAAGCAAAAAAACTTTGAAAAGCCAGATACTAGTGCAGCAATGGCGGCATAATATGCTTTGTAGTGGTTGAGACCCCCCCCTTAAATTATGGTGGTTAAAAGTAGAGCTTTCTAAAGAAGATACCTCAGGGGGCGTTGTTGCACAAATCTCCTGCTATCTGATTTAGGCGCAGCTTGTATCCTTCAGGATGTTGTAAACGACGCACAATTTCAACGCAGATTGGCGTGGCAAGATCCCGAAACTGAAGTATCGCATGACTAATTGGGCTACTTACAATGAAGCGCTTCGTCGGCGCGGTGATCCGATAACGTGGATTTGTGAAGACGCAATTAGTTCATCGGCTGCGTTTACGGGTGTTACTGTGGTGGGTAGCGCAAATATTCAGATCTGCGATTGAGATGTGCCGGACGCTAGGCACGGCGTTCCGCCACGAAAAGGAACTGGAACGCCTTGTCACTGCACGCGCACCAGACTTGATGGCATCGCATGAGATTGCAATGCTGACCGTGGCAGAGATGTTGATCCTCGTTGGCAACGATCCAACACGCATTCGTTCCGAAGCCGATTTTGCAAAGCTATGAGTCGTCTGCCCTATCCCAGCGTCGAGCAGAAAAACACGTGGCTTTCGATTGAACCGAGGTAGAAACAGGCAAGCCAACGCAGCCCTATACCGCGACGCCAACGTCAGGATGCGAAGCCACGCGCCAACGCTCGCCCATGTCAAGAAACGCATACAAGATGGGAAGCGTAAAAGCGAGATCATTCGTTGCTTGAAACGCTAAATCGTCCAGCAAATCTACAGCCAGCCCTGCGTGCCCAAATCGGCTCAAATCACCGTTTGACAAATATAGGAGCTTCAACGCAGCCGTCGAAACCTTCTTCAAGACAATCAAGGCTAAATTGATCTTGCGCCAGTCATGGCAAACGAGGAGGCATGCCGAGATGGCCATCTTCGAATACATCAATGATGGGGTGGATGCCCCACCCGGCGGCATCACAATGTGCCAGAATGATAGCAGTTTAAACTGTTACACAAAGGAAGAGCATCCATGGAGAATGTTAGCATAATAGGAATTGATTTAGCAAAACGGAGTTTCCAACTGCACGGGGCGAGCCCTGATGGTTCTGTGGTGTTCCGCAAGAAACTGTCGCGGCCTCAGCTTACCGCGTTCCTGAGTGAGCTTCCAAAGTGCATTGTTGCGATGGAGGCTTGCGCCACATCCCATTATTGGGCGCGCGAGATTGGCAAGCTTGGCCACGAAGCGCGTTTTATCCCACCTGTTTACGTTAAGCCGTTTGTGAAGCGTCAAAAGAACGACGCAAATGACGCAGAAGCGATCGCGGAGGAGGCATCGCGCCCGACGATGCACTACGTCTCGGTCAAAAGCGCAGAACAACAGTCGCAGGCCAAGGTCTTTCGAACACGCGATTTATTTGTCCGCCAACGCTCCCAGTTGGTAAACGCTTTGCGGGGGCATTTAGCAGAATACGGTGTCGTCGTCGCTCAAGGGATGGTTCAGTTTAGACGTATGATAACCAGCTTTGATGAAGTCGCGGTTGACCTGCCCGCGCAAATTCTCAACCTTTGCCAAGCATACATTGATCAGATCGCTCTTTTTGACGAAAGGATAGCGGTGCTGGATCATGAGATCAAAGGCCGAGCAAAAACAGATGAAGCAACATCACGGCTTATGACGATCCCCGGAGTTGGGCCTATGTGTGCCACGACCATTCAGGCCTTCGCGCCACCAATGGAAGAATTTTCTAATAGGCGTGAGTTTGCAGCTTGGTGCGGGCTTGTACCAAGGCAGAAGTCGACCGGTGGGCGACAAATCCTGGGTAGAACCTCAAAAATGGGACAGCGCGATATAAGGCGATTGCTGATCACAGGCGCCCCTCTCATTCATGTAAACATGCACTGCCGGGCAGTGAATGGCCGTCATCCGTTGGGCCATCCGGAAAGGTCCACCACCTGGATCATGGCTTGCCAAGATGCCGGCGCGCAAGCCTCGTATGCTGGTGGCGACTGCACTGGCAAACAAGCTTGCGCGTACTGTTTGGGCATTAACAACCACAAAAGAGGACTATCGAATTCCACCGCTGGCTGCACAAGCTTTGCACCATGCGTTGGAGTAAACCGGCAATGTGAGAAGGGCGAAGGAGAGTAAGGAACAACGGTCATAAGACGGGGTTGGGAAAACCAGATAGAAGCCAGGAGCCTTGTGCTCGCATCAACGATTTGGACCCGATCCACGGACACCATACAGGCCAGCGGCGTTTGAAAGCCGCATTCAAAGGCCCGACACACGACTGCACTGATCACTTGTTCCAAGCAATCCGAAAAACTTCTTGCATTGAAAGGGGCGTCCACACATGGCTTCTACAATCCGCGCCGGCGGCACTTAGCATTGGGCTGGAAAAGCTCCGTCGCTTTCGAATGGAAAGTGGCCTAAACGAGAACTTGGGGCGGCACATAAAATGGACGGGTCCACTTCAAAAATTAATTCACTTTAAGGGTTTATAAACCCAAGCGAACGCTCTGTTAAATTGGATTATACAACTGAGTGGCATTCTGGCAGCGAACACAAAAACGGGAGTTTTCTATGCTATCCTAAATGCAGATAATTGAATTGAGCTGAAGTCAATACTTGGGAAGTAAAGCCCGTTGCTTTGCAACGCACGCCTAAACGAATTTCGGTTTGCAAAGTATACCTATGATTTGGTTAGGAGAATCTTTTTCAAGAAACGCAGCATAGAAAAATTCAGCCCTCGGTGAATTGATTTGTTCAACATAGCTTAGCGTTAAATTGACAAATCATTTCGCGTTCATAAAAAAATAGATGCCGTTCTTAACCAAGCAGGAGGCCAGCTCGTTTACATCCATAAACTGACTGTAGTTGGCAAAATAATCTGACCTTTAAAAATGCACAAGATAAGGAAAATACCATGAAATCTGACTGGATTTTGGAAGTGCTTGCAGATATGCAGACATTTGCGGCGACCAACGGTTTGCCACTTCTGGCGACCCAATTAGAAACTACTACGTCAGTAGCTATCGCTGAAATATT contains:
- a CDS encoding recombinase family protein — translated: MMGNNDLTPIAILPPALLQRRAIVYVRQSTQSQVMTNLESQRRQYDLVSSARQYGFQAVDVIDDDLGISASGSAVRPGFERLVAALCSGEVGAVFCLEVSRLARNGRDWHHVLEICGMVEARVVDHDGVYDPRLPNDRLLLGMKGSISEFELGILRTRMLDAARAKARRGELRYTPPIGYLWDRDAGIMFDPDVRIQEVIRGIFTRFEELGSARQVLLSMADQGIHFPRPSDGIRLTSFEWQPIRYRNVISILKNTFYAGVYAYGKTGKKTEIRDGRAHVSYKNHKSPEDWEVVLHDHHAAYIELGAYERNQAQLARNAFGKAGGTKSARGGRALLAGLMSCAKCGRRLHVVYAGRTHRPVYRCDNPNLLLGQKRCFTFGGARAETLIVSAVLQAVAPLAIEAALQAQIYMSNAEEDRRQLLELELKQAEYDATLAERRYAACDPENRLIAATLEKRWEEALSRVQAFKERMASSPDAHETFDPSALNGLAQDLKAAWEAPTVSMRARQQLLRTLIEDIVADVDDTSREIVLVVHWKGGRHTELRVKKPKTGEHGAKTSEEALAIIREMAGRWSDGSIAASLNRMGIRTGQDKTWNAKRVSSIRRVNNIRGYLSADKDSPWRTMSEAAKELGVTNHVIRRLIKDAILPAKQVVDGAPYQIRTEDLQSGQVIQALRRKKRPCRRQSDQQLSMFTST
- a CDS encoding autoinducer binding domain-containing protein — translated: MNHWVKTVFEDLTWGNKNVSEQLRSDIMRIVEIFECSDVHHFRTEDLENMANELYEADNVTELSNSMWKITTTLAFQNFAIFVLKQGPGMAFNPKICTSCNAKWVARYVDQGYQYVDPVMTKASENDGCFLYSDLPVGSPVVETFWQDADHHRIGRNGVCFCIARRDGSKIGVSFSTQDTANKVQEIFYANSYDMNFIAQIAADVFCYAATDTLLSDDTLTEAELRFLYVLSTSPNPQDAIKVTSSFGSNTSLQASIRAKLGVETVYQAVARAAARGWFDQLPFTEGDIMKSFPTLQRLEVGQDFLECSAAENDAVKSQ